One genomic window of Methanosalsum zhilinae DSM 4017 includes the following:
- a CDS encoding MFS transporter produces the protein MSLYPILLVNFIGTLGFSLVLPFLVFLVEAFGGNAIIYGLIAAMYPAFQLIGAPLLGRWSDIYGRRKILLISQVGTFISWMIFLVALVIPVVAISNVDSEYLGSFVITVPLILLFVARSLDGITGGNVSVANAYLADITPESKRNESFGKMSVSTNLGFIAGPAIAGILSITVYAEILPVLAAVIISFVGILLIALLLPESRKCVINDIPQKKDFRNAMGLEIRECTSGRQVNRIMFADVMKLDHIPYMFLIYFLIFLGFNIYYTSFPVHAIEVLQWDMVNLGIYFSLLSLMMATVEGPILSRISKKYSEGILAVAGSFILGINFLLLYPGEIILTYVALIFFAAGNGLMWPSVLSILSTLAGNRYQGAVQGTSTGIMSIASISGLIAGGLLYELAGSAAFLISAIIIYCVFVLSFRMISFNEPCKKV, from the coding sequence ATGTCTTTATATCCTATACTTCTTGTAAATTTTATAGGTACCCTGGGCTTTAGTCTTGTTCTTCCTTTTCTGGTATTTCTGGTAGAGGCCTTTGGAGGAAATGCTATAATCTATGGTCTGATAGCTGCTATGTATCCAGCATTTCAGCTTATAGGAGCACCATTGCTGGGAAGATGGTCTGATATATATGGTAGACGGAAAATATTATTGATAAGCCAGGTTGGGACCTTTATCTCATGGATGATATTCCTTGTAGCTCTTGTTATACCTGTTGTTGCTATATCGAACGTTGATTCAGAATATTTAGGCAGCTTTGTAATCACTGTTCCTCTTATACTGCTTTTTGTTGCTCGTTCTCTGGATGGAATCACCGGAGGTAATGTATCAGTAGCCAATGCTTATCTTGCTGATATCACACCTGAATCAAAGAGAAATGAAAGCTTTGGTAAAATGTCTGTTTCTACCAATCTTGGATTTATTGCGGGTCCTGCAATAGCGGGAATATTGAGTATTACTGTTTATGCGGAAATACTACCTGTGCTGGCGGCTGTGATAATATCTTTTGTTGGGATACTTCTTATAGCCCTGCTACTTCCTGAGTCCAGAAAATGTGTGATTAATGATATTCCCCAGAAAAAGGATTTCAGGAATGCAATGGGACTGGAAATTAGAGAATGTACTTCAGGCAGACAGGTTAACAGGATCATGTTCGCTGATGTGATGAAATTAGACCATATCCCGTATATGTTCCTTATTTACTTCCTGATATTTCTTGGATTTAATATATACTACACATCTTTTCCGGTACATGCAATCGAGGTTCTTCAATGGGATATGGTAAACCTTGGAATATACTTTTCACTGCTCAGCCTCATGATGGCCACTGTGGAGGGGCCAATTCTTAGCAGGATCTCAAAAAAATATTCGGAAGGCATTCTGGCGGTTGCAGGCAGTTTTATATTAGGTATTAATTTTTTGCTGCTCTACCCTGGAGAAATAATCCTTACCTATGTGGCGCTGATCTTCTTTGCAGCCGGTAATGGACTTATGTGGCCTTCAGTCCTTTCAATCCTATCCACACTGGCAGGTAACAGGTATCAGGGAGCTGTACAGGGTACATCTACCGGTATCATGAGCATTGCCAGTATATCAGGCCTTATAGCTGGTGGACTGCTGTACGAATTAGCTGGGTCTGCAGCATTTCTTATTTCAGCGATAATAATATATTGTGTGTTTGTTTTATCTTTCAGGATGATATCTTTTAATGAACCCTGCAAAAAAGTGTAA
- a CDS encoding universal stress protein: MEKSFFKKIVIATDGSDNSKYAVETGIKIAGSMGASVDAVHVIHAAWETEVDSELRDEAEKIVGYVEEKGNKENVSVEGVILIGNPAEMLIDYAQKKDADLIVMGTKGMSGIKRFMLGSVAENVVRHSKKPVMVVPKI, from the coding sequence ATGGAAAAATCATTTTTTAAAAAAATAGTAATTGCAACAGATGGTTCAGATAATTCTAAATATGCTGTGGAAACTGGTATTAAAATAGCCGGGTCCATGGGGGCTTCAGTAGATGCAGTACATGTAATTCATGCTGCCTGGGAAACTGAAGTTGACTCTGAGCTCAGGGATGAGGCAGAAAAAATAGTTGGTTATGTTGAAGAAAAGGGAAATAAAGAGAATGTCAGTGTTGAAGGAGTCATTTTAATAGGAAACCCAGCAGAAATGCTAATTGACTATGCACAAAAAAAAGATGCTGATCTGATAGTCATGGGTACAAAGGGCATGTCTGGTATAAAGAGGTTTATGCTGGGGAGTGTAGCTGAAAACGTCGTCCGTCATTCAAAAAAACCTGTTATGGTTGTACCGAAGATCTGA
- a CDS encoding GYD domain-containing protein: MGVEVLEQFFILGNFDFLNIVEAKDETAISRAMVELASRGSIRTQTYTAIPVDEFSGYME; encoded by the coding sequence ATGGGTGTGGAAGTCCTGGAACAGTTCTTTATACTTGGTAATTTTGATTTTCTCAATATTGTGGAAGCAAAGGATGAAACTGCAATTTCCAGAGCTATGGTTGAACTTGCATCCCGTGGAAGTATAAGAACTCAAACTTACACTGCTATACCTGTAGATGAGTTTAGTGGATATATGGAATAA
- a CDS encoding uroporphyrinogen-III synthase, which translates to MNKENDSPVLAIMRPERYLDESSRLARSMGFDPLAVPFVELVDNTDEGFDPFIERVLEKKSDYVIFTSANGIVFTLKKLAQSRKQEFIDALNTTKVVAIGPNTRRELEKYKIRTYSVPDVYSSQGMVKHLCSSVKNRVIEIPRSSYGAPELVSGLKDCGAEVFETHVYTLRMLAGEDQKELIESAVNGQISAFAFTSSMMVHSFFKLAESLGLTDKIISSLNSSVVAAIGEPTARTLNKYNIQVDLIPDNYVFEEVLKKIRQYLCDPDSC; encoded by the coding sequence ATGAATAAAGAAAATGACAGTCCAGTTCTTGCTATTATGAGACCTGAAAGATATCTGGATGAATCTTCCAGACTTGCCAGATCAATGGGTTTTGATCCTCTGGCAGTTCCATTTGTTGAGCTTGTGGATAATACAGATGAAGGATTTGATCCTTTCATAGAACGTGTACTTGAAAAAAAGTCAGATTATGTTATATTTACAAGTGCAAATGGAATTGTATTTACACTTAAGAAACTGGCCCAATCCAGGAAGCAGGAGTTTATAGATGCCCTCAATACTACAAAAGTTGTGGCAATTGGTCCTAATACACGCCGGGAACTTGAGAAATATAAAATACGGACATATTCGGTACCCGATGTTTACAGTTCCCAGGGGATGGTAAAACACCTATGCTCCTCAGTGAAGAACAGGGTCATTGAAATTCCCAGAAGTTCTTATGGTGCACCTGAACTTGTATCAGGTCTGAAAGATTGTGGTGCAGAGGTCTTTGAGACCCATGTATATACTCTTCGTATGCTGGCTGGCGAAGATCAAAAAGAGCTGATAGAGTCAGCAGTAAATGGCCAGATTTCAGCTTTTGCTTTTACAAGCTCCATGATGGTACACAGCTTTTTCAAGCTTGCAGAATCACTGGGTCTAACAGACAAAATAATCTCTTCTCTTAACAGTTCAGTAGTTGCAGCAATAGGTGAACCTACTGCCAGAACTCTGAACAAATACAATATCCAGGTGGACCTGATTCCTGATAATTATGTATTTGAAGAAGTGCTGAAGAAAATTAGACAATACCTGTGTGATCCGGATAGCTGCTGA